A portion of the Puntigrus tetrazona isolate hp1 unplaced genomic scaffold, ASM1883169v1 S000000005, whole genome shotgun sequence genome contains these proteins:
- the LOC122332150 gene encoding rho-related GTP-binding protein RhoQ-like isoform X2, with the protein MQRCSKMRDVTEDYDRLRPLSYPMTDVFLICFSVVNPASFQNVREEWVPELQEYAPNVPYLLIGTQIDLRDDPKTIAKLNDVKEKPIATEQGQKLAKEVRNG; encoded by the exons ATGCAGAGGTGTTCCAAGATGAGAGACGTCACG GAGGACTACGATCGCCTGCGACCCCTGTCCTACCCCATGACAGATGTCTTCCTCATTTGCTTCTCCGTGGTGAATCCGGCCAGCTTCCAGAACGTGAGAGAGGAGTGGGTCCCTGAGCTGCAGGAGTACGCACCCAACGTCCCTTACTTGCTCATTGGCACTCAG ATTGACCTGCGGGACGACCCCAAGACTATTGCCAAGCTGAACGACGTGAAGGAGAAGCCCATTGCGACAGAACAAGGCCAAAAGCTAGCAAAGGAGGTGAGAAATGGATAG
- the LOC122332150 gene encoding rho-related GTP-binding protein RhoQ-like isoform X1, whose protein sequence is MDLWAMSLNLNRINLCSIIGEDYDRLRPLSYPMTDVFLICFSVVNPASFQNVREEWVPELQEYAPNVPYLLIGTQIDLRDDPKTIAKLNDVKEKPIATEQGQKLAKEVRNG, encoded by the exons ATGGACTTATGGGCCATGAGCCTTAATCTAAATCGTATTAATCTCTGCTCGATCATTGGG GAGGACTACGATCGCCTGCGACCCCTGTCCTACCCCATGACAGATGTCTTCCTCATTTGCTTCTCCGTGGTGAATCCGGCCAGCTTCCAGAACGTGAGAGAGGAGTGGGTCCCTGAGCTGCAGGAGTACGCACCCAACGTCCCTTACTTGCTCATTGGCACTCAG ATTGACCTGCGGGACGACCCCAAGACTATTGCCAAGCTGAACGACGTGAAGGAGAAGCCCATTGCGACAGAACAAGGCCAAAAGCTAGCAAAGGAGGTGAGAAATGGATAG
- the LOC122332148 gene encoding phosphatidylinositol-glycan biosynthesis class F protein-like isoform X1 translates to MWDVEIRGMASAHAIIASSIFMATVMPAVFVENFSVYGTHMIWLYCVAGSIAVVNIAVFWLLGISPPAKKNTLTYKINRLLKSCLHFLLSCLFFHTVVVLYGAPLLESALETFSLAVLLSTLTTLRCLCILGPNVQAWIRVFSRDGAMSVWDTSLQITTGCSVIGAWLGAFPIPLDWDRPWQVWPISCTLGATTGFLTGLLAAPVWIHWHRKQLTYKLK, encoded by the exons ATGTGGGATGTTGAGATCAGGGGCATGGCATCGGCTCATGCCATTATTGCCTCCTCCATCTTCATGGCAACCGTGATGCCTGCTGTCTTCGTGGAAAACTTCTCTGTTTATGGGACCCACATGATTTGGCTGTATTGTGTAGCTGGATCTATTGCTGTGGTCAACATCGCAGTTTTTTGGCTTCTTGGCATCAGCCCGCCAGCAAAGAAGAACACACTGACCTACAAG ATCAACAGATTGTTAAAATCATGTCTGCACTTTCTTCTGTCATGCCTTTTTTTTCACACCGTGGTGGTACTCTACGGAGCACCTTTgcttga GTCAGCTCTGGAGACGTTTTCTCTGGCCGTGCTGCTGTCCACGCTCACCACATTGAGATGTCTCTGTATCCTGGGTCCTAATGTACAGGCATGGATCCGAGTTTTCAGCAGAGATGG GGCGATGTCGGTGTGGGACACGTCTCTTCAGATTACCACAGGCTGTAGTGTGATTGGGGCCTGGCTGGGAGCTTTCCCTATTCCTCTCGACTGGGACAGACCCTGGCAG GTTTGGCCCATCTCCTGTACGCTTGGGGCAACTACTGGATTTCTGACCGGCCTCCTCGCTGCTCCTGTCTGGATCCACTGGCATCGCAAACAACTCACCTACAAGCTCAAGTGA
- the LOC122332148 gene encoding phosphatidylinositol-glycan biosynthesis class F protein-like isoform X2 codes for MWDVEIRGMASAHAIIASSIFMATVMPAVFVENFSVYGTHMIWLYCVAGSIAVVNIAVFWLLGISPPAKKNTLTYKINRLLKSCLHFLLSCLFFHTVVVLYGAPLLESALETFSLAVLLSTLTTLRCLCILGPNVQAWIRVFSRDGAMSVWDTSLQITTGCSVIGAWLGAFPIPLDWDRPWQMSRRDRFITGERGSCREAVIPPHVMMGA; via the exons ATGTGGGATGTTGAGATCAGGGGCATGGCATCGGCTCATGCCATTATTGCCTCCTCCATCTTCATGGCAACCGTGATGCCTGCTGTCTTCGTGGAAAACTTCTCTGTTTATGGGACCCACATGATTTGGCTGTATTGTGTAGCTGGATCTATTGCTGTGGTCAACATCGCAGTTTTTTGGCTTCTTGGCATCAGCCCGCCAGCAAAGAAGAACACACTGACCTACAAG ATCAACAGATTGTTAAAATCATGTCTGCACTTTCTTCTGTCATGCCTTTTTTTTCACACCGTGGTGGTACTCTACGGAGCACCTTTgcttga GTCAGCTCTGGAGACGTTTTCTCTGGCCGTGCTGCTGTCCACGCTCACCACATTGAGATGTCTCTGTATCCTGGGTCCTAATGTACAGGCATGGATCCGAGTTTTCAGCAGAGATGG GGCGATGTCGGTGTGGGACACGTCTCTTCAGATTACCACAGGCTGTAGTGTGATTGGGGCCTGGCTGGGAGCTTTCCCTATTCCTCTCGACTGGGACAGACCCTGGCAG ATGTCTAGACGAGACCGATTCATTACTGGAGAGAGGGGAAGCTGTAGGGAGGCAGTGATTCCTCCACACGTGATGATGGGAGCGTGA
- the LOC122332151 gene encoding cysteine-rich PDZ-binding protein, whose protein sequence is MVCEKCEKKLGRVITPDTWKDGARNTTESGGRKLNENKMLTSKKARFDPYGKSGFATCRICKSSVHQSGSHYCQGCAYKKGICAMCGKKVLDTKNYKQTSV, encoded by the exons ATGGTTTGCGAGAAGT GCGAGAAGAAGCTGGGGCGAGTCATTACGCCTGACACCTGGAAAGATGGGGCTAGAAACACAACAG AAAGCGGTGGTCGAAAgctcaatgaaaataaaatgctcacGTCAAAAAAAGCCAG GTTTGATCCGTATGGGAAATCTGGCTTTGCCACATGCAGAATATGCAAAAGCTCTGTACATCAGTCTGGTTCGCATTACTGTCAGGGATGCGCTTACAAAAAAG gAATTTGTGCTATGTGTGGGAAGAAGGTTCTCGACACAAAGAACTACAAACAGACTTCGGTTTGA
- the LOC122332135 gene encoding LOW QUALITY PROTEIN: major facilitator superfamily domain-containing protein 8-like (The sequence of the model RefSeq protein was modified relative to this genomic sequence to represent the inferred CDS: inserted 1 base in 1 codon; deleted 2 bases in 1 codon), translated as MSLVESDENTPLLRGDITSGGDADRSRWRSIRVMYFTMFLSSVGFTIVITSIWPYLKKVDENADASFLGWVVAAYSLGQMVASPLFGLWSNHRPRREPLVCSIFINVSANIYYAYVYLPPSHKEIHMLLAANAFVGIGAGNVAVVRSYVAGATXLKERTSAMANMSACQALGFILGPGLCCLSFIGESGFSVKAIQLQVNMYTAPALLAACFGIINILLVILVLREHCVDDHGNHIRAINYTSEEQVDVAPEVEGDIDQIAVFTSNVLFFVILFIFAVFETISTPLSMDMFAWTRKEAVLYNGIILAAIGFESILIFLVVKVVSARVGDRPLLLGGLILIFAGFFILLPWGNQYPKIQWAAIENNTTPEIRLAHTPPSNASLEPTGCPSEQTWCLFTPVIHLAQYIASDILIGVGYPTCNVMSYTLYSKIIGPKPQGVYMGWLTASGSGARTLGPVFVSHVYTILGPRWAFSVICGIVLAAVVLLSAMYKRLIAFSIRHGRIEDESHD; from the exons ATGTCTCTTGTGGAGTCTGACGAAAACACTCCACTTCTCAGAGGCGATATCACAAG tGGTGGGGATGCAGACAGAAGCCGCTGGAGGTCCATCAGGGTCATGTACTTCACTATGTTCCTTAGCAGCGTTG GTTTTACGATTGTAATCACTTCCATATGGCCCTATCTGAAAAAA GTTGATGAAAATGCAGATGCCAGTTTCTTGGGATGGGTGGTTGCTGCGTATAGTTTGGGTCAGATGGTGGCCTCACCACTCTTTGGACTGTGGTCCAATCACAGGCCTCGACGAGAGCCTCTAGTCTGCTCTATATTCATCAATGTCTCTGCTAACATTTACTACGCCTATGTCTACCTACCTCCTTCA CACAAAGAAATTCACATGCTTTTGGCTGCAAATGCGTTTGTGGGCATTGGAGCAG GTAATGTAGCTGTTGTGAGGTCCTATGTGGCTGGTGCCA TCCTGAAGGAGAGAACCAGTGCAATGGCTAACATGAGTGCCTGTCAGGCTCTCGGCTTCATTCTTGGCCCAGGTTTGT GCTGTTTGTCATTCATTGGAGAGTCTGGCTTCAGTGTGAAAGCCATCCAGCTTCAGGTTAATATGTACACCGCTCCAGCGCTGTTGGCAGCCTGCTTCGGGATCATTAACATTCTGCTGGTTATATTAGTCTTGAG ggAGCACTGTGTGGATGACCATGGAAATCATATCCGTGCAATTAACTACACCTCAGAAG aGCAAGTAGATGTGGCTCCTGAGGTTGAAGGTGATATCGATCAGATCGCAGTGTTCACATCTAATGTCCTTTTCTTTGTCATTCTCttcatttttgctgtgtttgaaAC TATATCTACTCCTTTATCAATGGACATGTTTGCATGGACGAGGAAAGAAGCTGTTTTGTACAATGGTATCATATTGGCGGCCATTGGTTTTGAGTCCATCCTCATCTTCCTGGTTGTAAAAGTAGTCTCAGCacg ggtagGAGATCGGCCACTGCTGCTCGGAGGCCTGATTCTCATATTTGCTGGTTTCTTTATCTTGTTGCCATGGGGAAATCAATATCCTAAAATACAGTGGGCAG CCATTGAGAATAACACCACACCAGAAATACGACTGGCACACACTCCACCCTCAAACGCTTCTCTGGAGCCCACTGGATGTCCGTCTGAACAGACCTGGTGCTTGTTTACCCCTGTAATTCATCTCGCACAGTACATTGCCTCTGACATCCTGATTGGAGTGGGTTACCCCACATGCAACGTAATGTCCTACACTTTATACTCAAAGATAATAGGCCCCAAACCACAG GGGGTTTACATGGGCTGGCTGACAGCATCAGGAAGTGGAGCGCGGACCCTCGGGCCTGTGTTTGTTTCTCACGTCTACACCATCCTGGGACCCCGATGGGCCTTCAGCGTCATATGTGGCATAGTATTAGCTGCAGTTGTTCTTCTGAGTGCCATGTACAAACGACTTATCGCCTTTTCCATACGCCACGGAAGGATAGAAGATGAAAGTCATGACTGA